A window from Primulina huaijiensis isolate GDHJ02 chromosome 13, ASM1229523v2, whole genome shotgun sequence encodes these proteins:
- the LOC140956342 gene encoding uncharacterized protein isoform X2 yields the protein MFPIQGCSKKFTMERDRQVIGARFFDIDSSSKVYVIARRLSGLGGLHVLTKMSLSSCNYDMEDIQLPGDTKAVKDLQVSPHSGLVLLASLGKKLSILSTESNNTILTYNLPTAAWSCSWDVCSQHYVYVGLQNGTVLQFDTRHTSRHVESLTGLTGNPIHTVQSLSPDPILGSGVRSVLSASSLGLCHWNFGSNEERPYLIPESKEQGVCISLAYCSATEDVVASFRPKVEVSGELVISQPVLTASSSFAAGQGVRGSHVHFKKTGSTYQTLGVTCANVSDIRLPKSAIIDVVSENPMFASGDEETCELVLQNLPYFTAAQHHKPRKYPIRDVRFTRALCSGLLGCLSEDSLQIFTSRPS from the exons ATGTTTCCCATCCAAGGatgttcaaaaaaatttacaatggAG AGAGATCGTCAAGTCATTGGTGCTCGCTTCTTTGACATTGATTCTTCCAGTAAAGTTTATGTAATTGCTCGAAGGCTGTCAGGATTGGGAGGATTGCATGTGTTGACAAAA ATGAGCTTATCATCATGTAATTATGACATGGAGGACATCCAGCTCCCAGGGGACACAAAAGCTGTCAAGGACTTGCAGGTTTCTCCTCATTCTGGACTTGTGCTTTTAGCTTCCTTGGGGAAAAAACTGTCTATTCTTAG CACAGAAAGCAATAATACTATTCTCACCTATAATTTACCG ACAGCTGCCTGGTCTTGTTCATGGGATGTGTGCAGTCAACATTACGTCTATGTGGGCTTGCAG AATGGCACCGTGTTGCAATTTGACACACGCCACACCTCTAGACATGTGGAATCCTTGACTGGATTGACAGGAAACCCGATTCACACAGTCCAGTCTCTTTCACCTGATCCAATTCTCGGTTCCGGTGTCAGAAGTGTTCTCAGTGCATCTTCACTTGGCTTGTGTCATTGGAACTTTGGTTCAAATGAAGAAAG GCCTTATTTAATTCCTGAATCCAAGGAGCAAGGAGTTTGTATATCTCTTGCTTATTGTTCTGCTACAGAAGATGTCGTCGCATCATTTCGTCCCAAAGTTGAGGTATCCGGTGAACTCGTGATCTCTCAACCAGTACTCACTGCATCTTCTTCTTTTGCCGCCGGACAAGGAGTACGGGGAAGTCATGTCCATTTCAAGAAAACAGGTTCGACATACCAAACATTAGGGGTAACTTGTGCCAATGTGAGTGATATTCGACTGCCTAAATCTGCAATCATAGATGTGGTCTCCGAGAACCCCATGTTTGCTTCTGGGGATGAGGAGACATGTGAACTCGTGCTGCAAAATTTACCATACTTTACTGCTGCCCAACATCATAAGCCTCGAAAATATCCTATTCGTGATGTCAGGTTCACCCGTGCCTTATGTTCGGGTCTGCTTGGCTGTTTGAGCGAGGATTCATTGCAGATATTCACTTCCAGACCATCCTAG
- the LOC140956342 gene encoding uncharacterized protein isoform X1 translates to MFPIQGCSKKFTMERDRQVIGARFFDIDSSSKVYVIARRLSGLGGLHVLTKMSLSSCNYDMEDIQLPGDTKAVKDLQVSPHSGLVLLASLGKKLSILSTESNNTILTYNLPLKCLLILNPQTAAWSCSWDVCSQHYVYVGLQNGTVLQFDTRHTSRHVESLTGLTGNPIHTVQSLSPDPILGSGVRSVLSASSLGLCHWNFGSNEERPYLIPESKEQGVCISLAYCSATEDVVASFRPKVEVSGELVISQPVLTASSSFAAGQGVRGSHVHFKKTGSTYQTLGVTCANVSDIRLPKSAIIDVVSENPMFASGDEETCELVLQNLPYFTAAQHHKPRKYPIRDVRFTRALCSGLLGCLSEDSLQIFTSRPS, encoded by the exons ATGTTTCCCATCCAAGGatgttcaaaaaaatttacaatggAG AGAGATCGTCAAGTCATTGGTGCTCGCTTCTTTGACATTGATTCTTCCAGTAAAGTTTATGTAATTGCTCGAAGGCTGTCAGGATTGGGAGGATTGCATGTGTTGACAAAA ATGAGCTTATCATCATGTAATTATGACATGGAGGACATCCAGCTCCCAGGGGACACAAAAGCTGTCAAGGACTTGCAGGTTTCTCCTCATTCTGGACTTGTGCTTTTAGCTTCCTTGGGGAAAAAACTGTCTATTCTTAG CACAGAAAGCAATAATACTATTCTCACCTATAATTTACCG TTGAAGtgtttattgattttgaatccTCAGACAGCTGCCTGGTCTTGTTCATGGGATGTGTGCAGTCAACATTACGTCTATGTGGGCTTGCAG AATGGCACCGTGTTGCAATTTGACACACGCCACACCTCTAGACATGTGGAATCCTTGACTGGATTGACAGGAAACCCGATTCACACAGTCCAGTCTCTTTCACCTGATCCAATTCTCGGTTCCGGTGTCAGAAGTGTTCTCAGTGCATCTTCACTTGGCTTGTGTCATTGGAACTTTGGTTCAAATGAAGAAAG GCCTTATTTAATTCCTGAATCCAAGGAGCAAGGAGTTTGTATATCTCTTGCTTATTGTTCTGCTACAGAAGATGTCGTCGCATCATTTCGTCCCAAAGTTGAGGTATCCGGTGAACTCGTGATCTCTCAACCAGTACTCACTGCATCTTCTTCTTTTGCCGCCGGACAAGGAGTACGGGGAAGTCATGTCCATTTCAAGAAAACAGGTTCGACATACCAAACATTAGGGGTAACTTGTGCCAATGTGAGTGATATTCGACTGCCTAAATCTGCAATCATAGATGTGGTCTCCGAGAACCCCATGTTTGCTTCTGGGGATGAGGAGACATGTGAACTCGTGCTGCAAAATTTACCATACTTTACTGCTGCCCAACATCATAAGCCTCGAAAATATCCTATTCGTGATGTCAGGTTCACCCGTGCCTTATGTTCGGGTCTGCTTGGCTGTTTGAGCGAGGATTCATTGCAGATATTCACTTCCAGACCATCCTAG
- the LOC140956342 gene encoding uncharacterized protein isoform X3: protein MTWRTSSSQGTQKLSRTCSTESNNTILTYNLPLKCLLILNPQTAAWSCSWDVCSQHYVYVGLQNGTVLQFDTRHTSRHVESLTGLTGNPIHTVQSLSPDPILGSGVRSVLSASSLGLCHWNFGSNEERPYLIPESKEQGVCISLAYCSATEDVVASFRPKVEVSGELVISQPVLTASSSFAAGQGVRGSHVHFKKTGSTYQTLGVTCANVSDIRLPKSAIIDVVSENPMFASGDEETCELVLQNLPYFTAAQHHKPRKYPIRDVRFTRALCSGLLGCLSEDSLQIFTSRPS from the exons ATGACATGGAGGACATCCAGCTCCCAGGGGACACAAAAGCTGTCAAGGACTTGCAG CACAGAAAGCAATAATACTATTCTCACCTATAATTTACCG TTGAAGtgtttattgattttgaatccTCAGACAGCTGCCTGGTCTTGTTCATGGGATGTGTGCAGTCAACATTACGTCTATGTGGGCTTGCAG AATGGCACCGTGTTGCAATTTGACACACGCCACACCTCTAGACATGTGGAATCCTTGACTGGATTGACAGGAAACCCGATTCACACAGTCCAGTCTCTTTCACCTGATCCAATTCTCGGTTCCGGTGTCAGAAGTGTTCTCAGTGCATCTTCACTTGGCTTGTGTCATTGGAACTTTGGTTCAAATGAAGAAAG GCCTTATTTAATTCCTGAATCCAAGGAGCAAGGAGTTTGTATATCTCTTGCTTATTGTTCTGCTACAGAAGATGTCGTCGCATCATTTCGTCCCAAAGTTGAGGTATCCGGTGAACTCGTGATCTCTCAACCAGTACTCACTGCATCTTCTTCTTTTGCCGCCGGACAAGGAGTACGGGGAAGTCATGTCCATTTCAAGAAAACAGGTTCGACATACCAAACATTAGGGGTAACTTGTGCCAATGTGAGTGATATTCGACTGCCTAAATCTGCAATCATAGATGTGGTCTCCGAGAACCCCATGTTTGCTTCTGGGGATGAGGAGACATGTGAACTCGTGCTGCAAAATTTACCATACTTTACTGCTGCCCAACATCATAAGCCTCGAAAATATCCTATTCGTGATGTCAGGTTCACCCGTGCCTTATGTTCGGGTCTGCTTGGCTGTTTGAGCGAGGATTCATTGCAGATATTCACTTCCAGACCATCCTAG